One stretch of Tenrec ecaudatus isolate mTenEca1 chromosome 18, mTenEca1.hap1, whole genome shotgun sequence DNA includes these proteins:
- the PNMA8A gene encoding paraneoplastic antigen-like protein 8A gives MAAVMTLLEDWCRGMDLDIHRALLVTGIPQDCGQVEIEETLRVFFAPLGPYQVLNKIFVREDNAKAVLIEMGEGVNLSTIPREVPGRGGTWRVVCRDPTQDAEFLKNLHDFLESEGRTVEDVVHLLQLSSGPPRAASRNLPQENWAEALGVLLGTVVQVVFHMDAEIRHREEARALEMAEAEAEMAAWAAEAGRRVKKESGSAPGAACALKEENPSGWYNVAQQGPRPVAPKARAKNSPRKKKQNKAPKQEPMFWKKPKGGLANGAACVQEAEAQEAEGMETSECARANKKAPVKQEEATPKKPGAKCARKVRRDPSQGAPAEAESLGGVSEPDQDGSQEAPPKKKAMGCGAAKKVAPMKKKKKVSLGPVSYVLMDPEEAKKPPVSPKKGPGGRKDVAVQKGPNDPEPDPKPAPVPACGSQDPEAEAEGAPETSNGQSDRKSNLECVAKWMMWEEQEWEVEEDPPKGEEAVDPLKEGGHSAPEGEEEEGEEKEKEGEAAEAADATEKVPEAENPFLPPGNP, from the coding sequence ATGGCGGCGGTGATGACTCTTCTGGAAGACTGGTGCCGGGGGATGGACCTGGATATCCACAGGGCCCTGCTGGTCACCGGCATCCCGCAGGACTGTGGCCAGGTGGAGATTGAGGAGACCCTGCGCGTGTTCTTCGCCCCGCTGGGCCCTTACCAGGTGCTCAACAAGATCTTTGTGAGGGAGGACAACGCCAAGGCCGTCCTGATTGAGATGGGGGAGGGCGTGAACCTGAGCACCATCCCCCGCGAGGTCCCCGGCCGCGGGGGCACCTGGCGCGTGGTCTGCAGAGACCCCACCCAGGACGCCGAGTTCCTGAAAAACCTGCACGATTTCCTCGAGAGCGAGGGGCGCACCGTGGAGGATGTCGTGCACCTGCTGCAGCTCAGCAGCGGCCCCCCGCGCGCCGCCAGCCGGAACCTGCCCCAGGAGAACTGGGCCGAAGCGCTGGGGGTGCTCCTGGGCACGGTGGTGCAAGTCGTCTTCCACATGGACGCTGAGATCCGCCACCGGGAGGAGGCCAGGGCGCTGGAGATGGCCGAGGCCGAGGCCGAGATGGCAGCGTGGGCCGCCGAAGCGGGGCGGCGGGTCAAGAAGGAATCGGGGTCCGCGCCCGGGGCGGCCTGTGCCCTGAAAGAGGAGAACCCCAGCGGCTGGTACAACGTGGCCCAGCAGGGGCCCCGGCCCGTGGCACCCAAGGCGAGGGCGAAGAACTCCCCCAGGAAGAAGAAgcagaacaaagcccccaagcagGAACCCATGTTCTGGAAAAAGCCCAAGGGGGGCCTGGCCAACGGCGCAGCCTGTGTGCAAGAGGCCGAAGCGCAAGAGGCCGAAGGCATGGAGACCTCGGAATGCGCCCGGGCCAACAAGAAGGCCCCCGTGAAGCAGGAGGAGGCCACCCCGAAGAAGCCAGGGGCGAAGTGTGCGCGAAAGGTCCGCCGAGACCCATCCCAGGGTGCCCCGGCCGAAGCCGAGAGCCTGGGTGGCGTCTCGGAACCAGACCAAGACGGCAGCCAGGAGGCCCCACCGAAGAAGAAGGCCATGGGATGTGGCGcagccaagaaggtggcccccatgaagaagaagaagaaggtgagCCTGGGCCCTGTCTCCTACGTCCTCATGGACCCCGAAGAGGCCAAGAAGCCGCCGGTGAGCCCCAAGAAAGGCCCGGGCGGCAGGAAGGATGTCGCAGTCCAGAAGGGCCCGAACGACCCAGAGCCAGACCCAAAGCCTGCACCGGTGCCCGCCTGCGGGTCACAGGACCCCGAGGCCGAGGCAGAAGGCGCCCCCGAAACCTCCAACGGTCAGAGTGACCGCAAAAGTAATTTAGAGTGTGTGGCCAAGTGGATGATGTGGGAAGAGCAGGAGTGGGAGGTGGAGGAAGACCCACCCAAGGGGGAAGAGGCAGTGGATCCTTTGAAGGAGGGGGGCCACAGTGCaccagagggggaggaggaggagggggaggagaaggagaaggagggggaggcgGCTGAGGCTGCTGATGCCACAGAGAAGGTTCCAGAAGCTGAGAACCCCTTTCTTCCTCCTGGGAACCCCTGA